The Brassica napus cultivar Da-Ae chromosome C7, Da-Ae, whole genome shotgun sequence genome has a segment encoding these proteins:
- the LOC125590245 gene encoding uncharacterized protein LOC125590245 isoform X4: MWVDMLLIDVNSTIMQATIYANRLPRFRSKLAAGKVFSISGFDVARCAQNYRLTDSPLLLRFSDLTDFDELAEPVSPLPQEGFRFRNHSELAGLANRNTQLPEIIGEITAVKSTVNDTLGEKDRIMATIKLDNDTKVILSLFDAQAVSFHKKLEDMNGDPMVIVATSKNPKMVGGGLFLNATSGTHIYFDKETTAGEVYFYKDTGVPSAAPLLKGYAKVETLTVAELNNFITSATSQEIDFICTGKVVRLDVDKGWCYVTCAKCSKKLQRTVSALECTRCNNTNAVGVLRYRVELAIADDTAEGVFVCFDGVMTKLHNLRASEAGQMLAEGVNPEDAVVPPFITDMEGKTFTFQVRVSAYNFTAHHQTFTIIRILNEHECIPVPNFVVNGGDDADDDDTPDGSLAPIQKETGESSIDAAKNGDDPFEYPERESIRGLHLSLGISLGLSMGLECPQVKQKKKKKEW; this comes from the exons ATGTGGGTCGACATGCTCTTGATCGACGTTAat TCAACCATAATGCAAGCCACCATCTATGCTAACCGCCTTCCGAGATTCCGGTCTAAGCTCGCCGCCGGAAAAGTGTTTTCTATATCCGGTTTCGATGTTGCCCGGTGTGCTCAGAATTACCGGCTCACCGACTCTCCTTTGCTGCTCCGGTTTAGTGATTTAACCGATTTTGATGAGTTAGCAGAGCCGGTTTCGCCCTTGCCACAAGAAGGCTTCCGGTTCCGCAATCATTCTGAGCTAGCCGGATTGGCTAACAGGAACACACAGCTCCCAG AAATTATAGGTGAGATAACAGCTGTTAAGAGTACCGTTAACGACACTCTTGGAGAGAAGGACCGTATCATGGCAACTATCAAGTTGGATAA TGATACAAAGGTCATTTTAAGCCTCTTTGACGCTCAAGCTGTGTCTTTTCATAAAAAACTTGAAGACATGAATGGTGATCCAATGGTGATTGTCGCTACTAGCAAAAACCCTAAGATGGTTGGAG GTGGTTTGTTCCTCAATGCAACATCAGGAACACACATCTACTTTGACAAGGAGACCACCGCAGGGGAGGTTTACTTCTACAA AGACACTGGAGTCCCATCTGCCGCACCATTACTGAAAGGATATGCAAAGGTGGAGACTCTGACCGTCGCAGAgctcaataattttataacctCTGCTACATCACAG GAAATTGACTTCATCTGCACCGGTAAAGTTGTCCGGCTCGACGTGGACAAGGGATGGTGTTATGTTACCTGCGCCAAATGCAGTAAAAAATTGCAGCGTACAGTCTCTGCTTTGGAGTGTACGCGATGCAATAATACCAATGCTGTCGGCGTTCTCCG CTATCGTGTGGAGTTGGCAATTGCTGATGATACTGCTGAAGGTGTGTTCGTGTGTTTTGATGGGGTGATGACTAAGCTACACAACCTCAGAGCAAGTGAAGCCGGTCAGATGTTG GCTGAAGGAGTAAATCCTGAGGATGCTGTGGTGCCTCCATTTATCACGGACATGGAAGGAAAAACATTCACGTTCCAAGTCAGGGTTAGTGCATATAACTTCACTGCTCATCATCAGACATTCACCATCATCCGCATCCTCAACGAGCATGAGTGTATTCCAGTTCCTAACTTTGTCGTCAAt GGGGGagatgatgctgatgatgatgacacGCCAGATGGTAGTCTGGCTCCTATTCAGAAGGAAACTGGAGAGAGCAGTATTGATGCAGCTAAGAATGGTGACGacccatttgaatacccggagAGAGAGTCTATCCGTGGGCTGCACCTCTCCTTGGGGATTAGTCTGGGCCTCTCCATGGGCCTGGAATGCCCCcaggttaaacaaaaaaaaaaaaaaaaagaatggtga
- the LOC125590245 gene encoding uncharacterized protein LOC125590245 isoform X5 codes for MWVDMLLIDVNSTIMQATIYANRLPRFRSKLAAGKVFSISGFDVARCAQNYRLTDSPLLLRFSDLTDFDELAEPVSPLPQEGFRFRNHSELAGLANRNTQLPGEITAVKSTVNDTLGEKDRIMATINDTKVILSLFDAQAVSFHKKLEDMNGDPMVIVATSKNPKMVGGGLFLNATSGTHIYFDKETTAGEVYFYNLVARDTGVPSAAPLLKGYAKVETLTVAELNNFITSATSQEIDFICTGKVVRLDVDKGWCYVTCAKCSKKLQRTVSALECTRCNNTNAVGVLRYRVELAIADDTAEGVFVCFDGVMTKLHNLRASEAGQMLAEGVNPEDAVVPPFITDMEGKTFTFQVRVSAYNFTAHHQTFTIIRILNEHECIPVPNFVVNGGDDADDDDTPDGSLAPIQKETGESSIDAAKNGDDPFEYPERESIRGLHLSLGISLGLSMGLECPQVKQKKKKKEW; via the exons ATGTGGGTCGACATGCTCTTGATCGACGTTAat TCAACCATAATGCAAGCCACCATCTATGCTAACCGCCTTCCGAGATTCCGGTCTAAGCTCGCCGCCGGAAAAGTGTTTTCTATATCCGGTTTCGATGTTGCCCGGTGTGCTCAGAATTACCGGCTCACCGACTCTCCTTTGCTGCTCCGGTTTAGTGATTTAACCGATTTTGATGAGTTAGCAGAGCCGGTTTCGCCCTTGCCACAAGAAGGCTTCCGGTTCCGCAATCATTCTGAGCTAGCCGGATTGGCTAACAGGAACACACAGCTCCCAG GTGAGATAACAGCTGTTAAGAGTACCGTTAACGACACTCTTGGAGAGAAGGACCGTATCATGGCAACTATCAA TGATACAAAGGTCATTTTAAGCCTCTTTGACGCTCAAGCTGTGTCTTTTCATAAAAAACTTGAAGACATGAATGGTGATCCAATGGTGATTGTCGCTACTAGCAAAAACCCTAAGATGGTTGGAG GTGGTTTGTTCCTCAATGCAACATCAGGAACACACATCTACTTTGACAAGGAGACCACCGCAGGGGAGGTTTACTTCTACAA TTTGGTCGCTAGAGACACTGGAGTCCCATCTGCCGCACCATTACTGAAAGGATATGCAAAGGTGGAGACTCTGACCGTCGCAGAgctcaataattttataacctCTGCTACATCACAG GAAATTGACTTCATCTGCACCGGTAAAGTTGTCCGGCTCGACGTGGACAAGGGATGGTGTTATGTTACCTGCGCCAAATGCAGTAAAAAATTGCAGCGTACAGTCTCTGCTTTGGAGTGTACGCGATGCAATAATACCAATGCTGTCGGCGTTCTCCG CTATCGTGTGGAGTTGGCAATTGCTGATGATACTGCTGAAGGTGTGTTCGTGTGTTTTGATGGGGTGATGACTAAGCTACACAACCTCAGAGCAAGTGAAGCCGGTCAGATGTTG GCTGAAGGAGTAAATCCTGAGGATGCTGTGGTGCCTCCATTTATCACGGACATGGAAGGAAAAACATTCACGTTCCAAGTCAGGGTTAGTGCATATAACTTCACTGCTCATCATCAGACATTCACCATCATCCGCATCCTCAACGAGCATGAGTGTATTCCAGTTCCTAACTTTGTCGTCAAt GGGGGagatgatgctgatgatgatgacacGCCAGATGGTAGTCTGGCTCCTATTCAGAAGGAAACTGGAGAGAGCAGTATTGATGCAGCTAAGAATGGTGACGacccatttgaatacccggagAGAGAGTCTATCCGTGGGCTGCACCTCTCCTTGGGGATTAGTCTGGGCCTCTCCATGGGCCTGGAATGCCCCcaggttaaacaaaaaaaaaaaaaaaaagaatggtga
- the LOC125590245 gene encoding uncharacterized protein LOC125590245 isoform X3, translating into MWVDMLLIDVNSTIMQATIYANRLPRFRSKLAAGKVFSISGFDVARCAQNYRLTDSPLLLRFSDLTDFDELAEPVSPLPQEGFRFRNHSELAGLANRNTQLPGEITAVKSTVNDTLGEKDRIMATIKLDNDTKVILSLFDAQAVSFHKKLEDMNGDPMVIVATSKNPKMVGGGLFLNATSGTHIYFDKETTAGEVYFYNLVARDTGVPSAAPLLKGYAKVETLTVAELNNFITSATSQEIDFICTGKVVRLDVDKGWCYVTCAKCSKKLQRTVSALECTRCNNTNAVGVLRYRVELAIADDTAEGVFVCFDGVMTKLHNLRASEAGQMLAEGVNPEDAVVPPFITDMEGKTFTFQVRVSAYNFTAHHQTFTIIRILNEHECIPVPNFVVNGGDDADDDDTPDGSLAPIQKETGESSIDAAKNGDDPFEYPERESIRGLHLSLGISLGLSMGLECPQVKQKKKKKEW; encoded by the exons ATGTGGGTCGACATGCTCTTGATCGACGTTAat TCAACCATAATGCAAGCCACCATCTATGCTAACCGCCTTCCGAGATTCCGGTCTAAGCTCGCCGCCGGAAAAGTGTTTTCTATATCCGGTTTCGATGTTGCCCGGTGTGCTCAGAATTACCGGCTCACCGACTCTCCTTTGCTGCTCCGGTTTAGTGATTTAACCGATTTTGATGAGTTAGCAGAGCCGGTTTCGCCCTTGCCACAAGAAGGCTTCCGGTTCCGCAATCATTCTGAGCTAGCCGGATTGGCTAACAGGAACACACAGCTCCCAG GTGAGATAACAGCTGTTAAGAGTACCGTTAACGACACTCTTGGAGAGAAGGACCGTATCATGGCAACTATCAAGTTGGATAA TGATACAAAGGTCATTTTAAGCCTCTTTGACGCTCAAGCTGTGTCTTTTCATAAAAAACTTGAAGACATGAATGGTGATCCAATGGTGATTGTCGCTACTAGCAAAAACCCTAAGATGGTTGGAG GTGGTTTGTTCCTCAATGCAACATCAGGAACACACATCTACTTTGACAAGGAGACCACCGCAGGGGAGGTTTACTTCTACAA TTTGGTCGCTAGAGACACTGGAGTCCCATCTGCCGCACCATTACTGAAAGGATATGCAAAGGTGGAGACTCTGACCGTCGCAGAgctcaataattttataacctCTGCTACATCACAG GAAATTGACTTCATCTGCACCGGTAAAGTTGTCCGGCTCGACGTGGACAAGGGATGGTGTTATGTTACCTGCGCCAAATGCAGTAAAAAATTGCAGCGTACAGTCTCTGCTTTGGAGTGTACGCGATGCAATAATACCAATGCTGTCGGCGTTCTCCG CTATCGTGTGGAGTTGGCAATTGCTGATGATACTGCTGAAGGTGTGTTCGTGTGTTTTGATGGGGTGATGACTAAGCTACACAACCTCAGAGCAAGTGAAGCCGGTCAGATGTTG GCTGAAGGAGTAAATCCTGAGGATGCTGTGGTGCCTCCATTTATCACGGACATGGAAGGAAAAACATTCACGTTCCAAGTCAGGGTTAGTGCATATAACTTCACTGCTCATCATCAGACATTCACCATCATCCGCATCCTCAACGAGCATGAGTGTATTCCAGTTCCTAACTTTGTCGTCAAt GGGGGagatgatgctgatgatgatgacacGCCAGATGGTAGTCTGGCTCCTATTCAGAAGGAAACTGGAGAGAGCAGTATTGATGCAGCTAAGAATGGTGACGacccatttgaatacccggagAGAGAGTCTATCCGTGGGCTGCACCTCTCCTTGGGGATTAGTCTGGGCCTCTCCATGGGCCTGGAATGCCCCcaggttaaacaaaaaaaaaaaaaaaaagaatggtga